A genomic region of Gossypium hirsutum isolate 1008001.06 chromosome D01, Gossypium_hirsutum_v2.1, whole genome shotgun sequence contains the following coding sequences:
- the LOC107921200 gene encoding non-functional NADPH-dependent codeinone reductase 2, with translation MDARTKMQESSSQLSATSYQSVPTFPLHSTNEKAIPLLGFGTAEYPFGASIDTMKQTILEAIEVGYRHFDTAALYQTEQPLGEAISDALRLGLIKSRDELFITSKLWCSDAHHDCVLPALKKTLKNLKLEYLDLYLIHWPVSVKPGEYELPVKKKDLVPIDLKSVWEAMEECQALGLTKSIGVSNFSCKKLETILSTAKIPPAVNQVEMNPMWQQKKLRKFCDEKGILIESYSPLGAKGTLWGTNRVMECELLKEIAQAKGKSLAQVCLRWAYEQGVCVLVKSFNKERMKQNLDIFDWKLSAEESRKISQLPQFKGFPAGEFVSDDGPYKSLEELWDGEI, from the exons ATGGATGCTAGAACCAAAATGCAAGAAAGCAGTTCACAGTTGTCTGCCACTTCATATCAAAGCGTCCCAACTTTCCCTCTTCATTCAACCAATGAGAAAGCTATTCCCCTTCTAGGTTTTGGCACAGCCGAATACCCTTTCGGTGCTTCCATCGATACCATGAAACAAACCATTCTCGAAGCTATCGAAGTAGGGTACCGTCACTTCGATACGGCTGCTCTTTACCAAACTGAACAGCCTTTAGGTGAAGCAATATCAGATGCTCTTCGTCTAGGGTTAATCAAATCCAGAGACGAACTCTTTATCACTTCCAAGCTCTGGTGTAGCGATGCACACCATGATTGTGTTCTCCCAGCACTCAAAAAAACACTCAA AAATTTGAAGTTGGAATATCTTGATCTGTATCTGATTCACTGGCCAGTGAGCGTGAAGCCTGGGGAATATGAGTTGCCTGTTAAGAAGAAGGACCTTGTTCCTATTGATCTAAAATCTGTGTGGGAAGCAATGGAGGAGTGTCAAGCTCTTGGCCTAACAAAATCTATAGGAGTAAGCAATTTCTCCTGCAAGAAACTCGAAACTATCCTTTCCACTGCCAAAATCCCACCTGCAGTGAACCAA GTGGAGATGAACCCAATGTGGCAGCAAAAGAAACTGAGGAAGTTTTGCGATGAGAAGGGCATACTTATCGAGTCTTACTCTCCTTTGGGGGCAAAAGGAACGCTGTGGGGAACAAATCGGGTGATGGAATGTGAGCTACTCAAAGAAATTGCCCAAGCCAAGGGAAAATCGCTTGCTCAGGTTTGTTTGAGATGGGCATATGAACAAGGAGTATGTGTGCTTGTGAAGAGCTTCAACAAGGAAAGGATGAAACAAAACCTTGATATCTTTGATTGGAAGCTCAGTGCTGAGGAGTCTCGCAAGATAAGCCAACTTCCACAGTTCAAAGGGTTTCCAGCTGGGGAATTTGTATCAGATGATGGTCCTTACAAGTCTCTTGAAGAGCTTTGGGATggagagatttga